In the Gammaproteobacteria bacterium genome, GAAGGCGTCACCGGGCGCGTGTTTCATACCGGCCAGGTGGCGCTGATCCAGGACATCGACGACGAGCCGACCTACCTGCGGCGTGCGGTGGACCGTGCCACGCTGCCGGATGAGACGGTGGCCTATATCGCCGTGCCCATCATGTGGGAAGACAAGCCGGTCGGGGTGCTGGCGGTGCACCGTCTGCGCAAACGCGAACGGCCCTTTCAGCGCGACATCGCGCTGCTGCAGGTGATCGCGACCTTCATCGGCCAGGTGTTGCGTATCGACGAGATGGTGGCTGAACGCACCGCCGACCTGATATCCAAGAATCAACTGCTGCGCAACAAGCTGGAAAGCCAGGGGGCGCCCTATGGCATCCTCGGGCAGAGCCCCGCATTGCTGGAGGCGGTGCAGCAGGCACTGCAGGTGGCCGCCACCGATACCACGGTGTTGCTGCTGGGCGAATCGGGAACCGGCAAGGAACGCTTTGCGCGCATGCAGCATATGGCGAGTAAACGCGCGGGCGGGCCGTTCGTCAGCATCAACTGCGCGGCCATTCCCGCCAACCTGATCGAGTCGGAGCTGTTCGGCCACGAGAAGGGCGCGTTCACCGGCGCCTCGACGGCCAAGCAGGGGCGCATCGAGCTGGCCTCCGGCGGCACGCTGTTCCTGGACGAGATCGGCGATCTGGATCTGGAACTGCAGGCCAAGCTGCTGCGGGTGCTGGAATACAAGGTCATCCAGCGGGTGGGCAGCACCCGCGACATTCCCGTGGACGTGCGGATCGTCTCCGCCACCCACAAGGATCTGCAGCAGGCCGTGCAGGAAAACCGTTTCCGGCTGGATCTGTTCTACCGGCTCAACGTGTTTCCCATCCGGCTGCCGCCCCTGCGTGCCCGCCAGGGCGACGTCGCCATTCTCGCCCAGCACTTCATCGGCATGGCGAATCAGGAATTCGGCAGTGAGGCGGGATTCGGGCAGGGCGTGCTGGAAATCCTGGAAGGCTACGCCTGGCCCGGGAACATCCGGCAGCTGGAGAACGTGATCAAACGCGCGGTGTTGATGAGCAAC is a window encoding:
- a CDS encoding sigma 54-interacting transcriptional regulator, with amino-acid sequence MSASQIPSTPESELLIMQEAVRLITHGSDTGSAIHGILHLLSQLLGLNRGRVLLPDGEGQDLVIRYAYGLTAQERSRGRYVIGEGVTGRVFHTGQVALIQDIDDEPTYLRRAVDRATLPDETVAYIAVPIMWEDKPVGVLAVHRLRKRERPFQRDIALLQVIATFIGQVLRIDEMVAERTADLISKNQLLRNKLESQGAPYGILGQSPALLEAVQQALQVAATDTTVLLLGESGTGKERFARMQHMASKRAGGPFVSINCAAIPANLIESELFGHEKGAFTGASTAKQGRIELASGGTLFLDEIGDLDLELQAKLLRVLEYKVIQRVGSTRDIPVDVRIVSATHKDLQQAVQENRFRLDLFYRLNVFPIRLPPLRARQGDVAILAQHFIGMANQEFGSEAGFGQGVLEILEGYAWPGNIRQLENVIKRAVLMSNGRLISRELIESILAQELSSAGMVAEPAVPTAAPAAKLASVDQLRPYAKVRSEETGDILEALRQQQGNKTRAAISLGLTPRQLRYRMQKLGIES